The genomic DNA cctcctcccctgtTTTTCTctcccacacacacacactatGTGATGAGGTGCTAACTTCCTGGCTCTCCAACTGGTCGACCGGCAGCACAAGGTTTTCGGCCGATGCCATTTGTCGGGCCAATCAGAGACCAAATCTCCATGGCGGACCTCCCTAATTGTGCATGACCTCATAGCTAATGTGCGGGAATATGCACGCTTATGCAGGTACTGGAGTCTGGAGTGCCTCCTCGACTCAGGTTGGAACCGTGAGCTCATTTCGTTTAGCTCCAGACGGCAACAACGGCTTGATCGCGCGGCGCCCCTCATTGGTTGCTTGCCCGAACAAGTCAAGCTTTGCCGAGATGATGGCCATGTTTGATTGGCGAGTTCGTCCGAGGTCAAGGGGCCCGTGTCGGAATCATAATCTCAATTTCCCCCAGGCATCGAATCCTTGGGCTTCCCACTACTTGACTCTTGGCTCCTACCAAAAACGCCCAGCCTGAACATCAACGCTTCTGAGGCTTGACTCCTACCCCCGGGCCCGTGGGCCAGCCATCACCGTTCAGTCTTCACTGTTCTCCCACCGCCCCAATGTCGCCATGACCAGCCGGAATCCTTGCGCCCGCCCCTCAAAGGGGCCCAGTCGAACCAGTTCTGGCACAGTCTGGCCAACAGGGGAGGGGATTGAGGATCGCGCCAAGGTTGTGTGAGCGTCGTTTCTGTCCTCTCTGCGTTTGCCCATGGGCCAGTAGACCcgaccagaccagaccagaccagacgaCCAAGCGACGAGAAATCCTCCCCCAGTCCATTTCATCGTCGACCCATCCTGCCACCTCCACTCACCATCgttctcctctttctctctcttgtcCTTGCACCGCATCCCTACGCCTTGCCCGGTCTCTGCTTTGGAGACGTTCCGATCTTTACACCGACAATCGCTGTGCTGTCTCTTTTTTTCGACTTTCGAAAGAATCCACGCTCGCTACGATTCcaacacgcgcgcgcgcaatTTGTTGCTTGATTTCCCCGTCTCGATGTTATAGCACTGGAACCAGACGCCACAATAACCATCGCTGCTGTTAACCACGTTGCGCAACGCGCCGACCACCCAAGACTTGGCTCTTGCTTTTTGATTTCATCTCTTGACGAtaccgcgacgacgactctcGACGAGTTCCTGCTTCCCAGATGAAGCTCTCTACTatccaggccgccgtcggctcAGCATTGCTTCTGCTGTccgcccagcccgccgaagcgCACGATGGTTCCCATCGCCACCTTCACAAGCTGAAGGATGGTCTCAGTCCCAACGACGAACATGAGTCGCTCGCCGAGAGGACTCTCGTCGAGAGGACCTCCGACGGAAAGGCCATCTGCAGTCTGCCCAGCGATGGCGATCTGGTCAATGTGCCGGGTGCCTCCAACAAGGGCTTTGCCATGAGTCCTGACCAGGCCTGTGTTGAGGGAAGCTACTGCCCCATTGCCTGTAAGCCGGGCAAGGTTATGGCGCAGTGGGAGCCGGACTCATCTTACACGTACCCCTCTTCTATGGTGAGAATCCCTTGCGCTGTCGCGTTCTAGCACAGTGGCTGACCAACGCAGAACGGCGGCCTCTACTGCGGGTCTGACGGCAAGGCCGTGAAGCCCTTTAAGAACTCGCCATACTGCGTAGATGGCGCTGGAACTGTCGAGGTCTACAACAACTGCGGCAAGACCTTATCTTTCTGCCAGACCGTTCTGCCCGGCAATGAGGCCATGCTCATCCCCAGCGTCATTGACAAGTCCATCACCCTAGCTGTTCCCGACCCCAGCTACTGGTGCAGCACGGCTGCTCAGTGAGTCTCCTACGTCTTTGAGCAGACATGCCAGAACTAACACGACCCAGCTACTACATCAACCCGCCCGGTGTTACCGATGAGGGCTGCATCTGGGGCGATTCATCCAAGCCCGTCGGTAACTGGGCTGCCTATGTGGCAGGTGCCAACCAGGACACCCAAGGCCGGACTTTCGTCACGCTTGGCTACAACCCCATTTGGGAGGGTTCGGCGCTCAAGAACACGAAGCCCACCTATGGTGTCAAGATCGAATGCCCCGACGGTGGCTGCAATGGCACTCCTTGCGCCATTGACCCTTCCTCGAGCGCAATTGGAGATGTGACCAGCAACCTGGCTGGCACTGGTGCAGGCAACTCCAAGTACTGTGTTGTCACTGTCCCCAAGGGAAAGAAGGGCCGCATCGTCGTTTTCCCTTTGGATGGTTCCGGTAGCAAGGACTccgaagagaaggaggagaagaaggaggaaaagaaggaggacAAGATTGAAATCAAGGTGGTCAAGTCTACGCCGTCCCCGACACCGACGCCCACTCctacgccgacgccgacgccgacaccaACGCCGACCCCGTCACCGTCCTCCTCTGCTGCGGTGACCTCCAAGAGCCCGAGCCCTAAACCCTCTAGCTCTGCTTCCTCCACTTCCTCCACAACGGCGACTCCTACCGTCATCCCTGGTATTTTCCACGAGAACGACAACTCAACCACGTCGTCCACCGAGTCCGAAGCGACAACTTCTGAGCCGATTGCCCCCACCGAGACGGAAGAATCCGCCCCCGCGACCACCTCAAAGGAGAACGAAGGCAGCAAACAAGGTGGAGGCGCTGTTGCAGGCCTCATCATCGCGTTTGTTGCGGCAACCTTCCTGTACTGATTGTGCCTACACATCAGTAGCGCCTTTCTTCGCTTCATCCcagtcagccagccagcagcagcagcatcatcccGTTCTCCGCTTCCACGCCTATGCTTGTCAACGACGGCGCAGCGTCGTCCTCGTTTTGCTGCTACCGCCCAACCTCGATGTCTCGGACCCAGCCCGCTCGGTCGGCCGTACTCTTTTCAAATTTCGGGCAAGCACGCTTGTCAAGTACCCTTTTGCGCTGCTGGCTCTTCTTCGCTTCAATCCGCCGCTTTACGACCACATGCGGCAAAATTTACACATACGCCTGTATCAGATGGCACATTTATCATTTGCGACCCCTATCTGGACGTATATATTCGAACCCCCCGCCTCATCATCGCGGCAGTTTAGTGTTTATTGTCTTAGCAATCTTGTGCTTACAGCACGAGTAGGCAAAGCTTTCTTTCGGGTATATCATGCTCGGCTCCTCGAATGAGGGTGCACTTTTACACATTTTCTTCTTAGGATCGGCTTGTTTCTCATCTATACCCATTTACGCACGCATTATTGTTGctctctttttttgtttttattCGAAGAATACGTGGAGGAAGTTCTATGTGAAATGGAAACATTGGTCATGACACGGAGGGGATGAGGCACCTCGGACAGGGAATCCGATCCTATGAGGAGGGACTTGTTATGTAGGATGGCGGACTTGATGGTCGAGCTTTGACCAACAAGAACAGGTGACGAAAAGGAAGCGACGAGGTTTGTGGATGGAACATACGAATGCAATGTCTTGTTGACCGTCGACCCTCTTGTCTCTCACCCTCTGCGCCTGGTCTGGATCACCCGATGCCGTTCGGGCTTGGTCAGAatgtgtgtgagagagagaactgGGCCTACTACTCGCTAGACGGCCCGAGCAATAAACGAGACATTAAATCAACAATGCTTGCTATGCAAAATTTGTGTCTTGGAATACCTGACTCAACCCTACGTGACATCTACTTGTGTTACCGTTGTCGAGCGCTCGTCGCATCTCCTGCCTGATAGTGGCGATATCACATCTTCGCGGATGGAAGTCGGTGCATAGATTTAGGGATATCTCCGGCCCGGGGTACACATCtgcagggaggggagagagggggggagaagacgaggagagtCGACAAACAAGCCAAGTGAACAGGGTATcatttctttcttttccacGTGAAGCACAGTTCTAGGTCTCTGAGCCGGATTTCGTCTCGCCCCCTCCGTTGCCCACAGCTGTTATCCTTTGACCCAGCCGGGCACATGGTCCAGATCCAGATCCTCCTCGTACTGCCTCTCCCGGACCGCGGCCCACGGCATCGGCCACCCGGCTAACACGGGGCTCTTTTTGGTGGCGCCCATGACGGCGAACCTGCCCTGCGAGTGCGCGACGAAGCCGTGCATGAAGCCGAGCTGGATGAGCGCCGCGACGGTCATCTCGATgtcgtccatctcgacgGGGCTATTGCCCCAGACAAGCCCCTCGTTGGGGCGCAGC from Colletotrichum higginsianum IMI 349063 chromosome 3, whole genome shotgun sequence includes the following:
- a CDS encoding Beta-glucosidase, with product MKLSTIQAAVGSALLLLSAQPAEAHDGSHRHLHKLKDGLSPNDEHESLAERTLVERTSDGKAICSLPSDGDLVNVPGASNKGFAMSPDQACVEGSYCPIACKPGKVMAQWEPDSSYTYPSSMNGGLYCGSDGKAVKPFKNSPYCVDGAGTVEVYNNCGKTLSFCQTVLPGNEAMLIPSVIDKSITLAVPDPSYWCSTAAHYYINPPGVTDEGCIWGDSSKPVGNWAAYVAGANQDTQGRTFVTLGYNPIWEGSALKNTKPTYGVKIECPDGGCNGTPCAIDPSSSAIGDVTSNLAGTGAGNSKYCVVTVPKGKKGRIVVFPLDGSGSKDSEEKEEKKEEKKEDKIEIKVVKSTPSPTPTPTPTPTPTPTPTPTPSPSSSAAVTSKSPSPKPSSSASSTSSTTATPTVIPGIFHENDNSTTSSTESEATTSEPIAPTETEESAPATTSKENEGSKQGGGAVAGLIIAFVAATFLY